Proteins co-encoded in one Schistocerca cancellata isolate TAMUIC-IGC-003103 chromosome 5, iqSchCanc2.1, whole genome shotgun sequence genomic window:
- the LOC126187426 gene encoding protein FAM98B-like: MLRLSLLLLGLLAVVAMCAPPLDMAPADAPPQPEGNGESLNTAESAWGGWGGGWGGRWGGGWGGWGGRGWGGGWGGGRWGGGWGGRWGGGWGHWG, translated from the exons ATGCTGCGCTTATCG CTGTTGCTGCTAGGACTGCTAGCGGTGGTAGCCATGTGTGCTCCACCTCTTGACATGGCGCCTGCTGACGCACCACCACAGCCAGAAGGGAATGGAGAGTCCCTGAACACCGCCGAATCTGCATGGGGCGGCTGGGGAGGCGGCTGGGGCGGTCGCTGGGGAGGCGGCTGGGGAGGCTGGGGCGGCCGCGGCTGGGGAGGCGGATGGGGCGGCGGCCGCTGGGGAGGCGGCTGGGGCGGTCGCTGGGGAGGCGGCTGGGGGCACTGGGGCTGA